From the genome of Cognaticolwellia beringensis, one region includes:
- a CDS encoding gluconeogenesis factor YvcK family protein encodes MQLKELNVVAIGGGHGLGRVLSTLSFLGDQLTGIVTTTDNGGSTGRLRKRSSSIAWGDLRNCLTQLVDKKSVGSQLFDFRFDGEDELGGHNLGNLILYGLGQIHSRPLDSIKLVRRLLRVKTPVLPMSETPTDLMAFYPEGLCRVGEISVDKMSMMPKSLMLAPLVKTLPGCIEAILKADLIILGPGSFLTSIIPPLLVRDISNALSQTNAHRVFIDNIVAEDSPAADLTLDEKLAWIEENVGCLPIDSAICHDPNVTSTRIDICHHELSSDTVSHYHSRDKLIAALNVCISKASNNIKVEHSVEVNAD; translated from the coding sequence ATGCAGCTAAAAGAGCTCAACGTTGTTGCCATTGGTGGTGGTCACGGTCTAGGACGTGTACTTTCTACCCTCTCCTTTTTAGGAGACCAACTTACTGGCATTGTCACGACTACTGATAATGGCGGTTCTACTGGTCGTTTAAGAAAACGCAGTAGCTCAATCGCTTGGGGCGACTTACGTAATTGCCTTACCCAATTAGTGGATAAGAAATCAGTTGGCAGCCAATTATTCGATTTTCGTTTCGACGGAGAAGATGAGCTTGGCGGCCATAATCTTGGTAATTTAATTTTATACGGCCTCGGTCAAATACACTCACGACCGCTTGACTCTATAAAACTTGTACGACGATTATTAAGAGTTAAAACACCGGTATTACCTATGTCTGAAACGCCAACAGATCTTATGGCATTCTACCCAGAGGGCCTGTGCCGTGTTGGTGAGATATCAGTTGATAAAATGTCGATGATGCCGAAAAGCTTGATGTTAGCACCGCTAGTTAAAACATTACCAGGCTGTATTGAAGCGATATTAAAAGCCGATTTAATTATTTTAGGCCCCGGCAGTTTTCTGACCAGTATTATTCCACCATTGCTAGTAAGGGATATTAGTAATGCATTAAGCCAAACCAATGCTCATCGTGTGTTTATTGATAATATTGTCGCTGAAGATAGTCCTGCTGCAGATTTAACGTTAGATGAAAAGCTAGCTTGGATCGAAGAGAACGTTGGTTGCCTGCCGATTGATAGCGCGATATGTCACGATCCTAATGTCACCTCAACACGCATCGATATTTGTCATCATGAATTAAGCAGTGATACCGTTAGCCACTATCATAGCCGAGACAAGTTAATCGCCGCATTAAATGTTTGTATTTCAAAAGCAAGTAACAATATTAAAGTAGAGCATTCAGTTGAAGTTAACGCTGACTAA
- the apbC gene encoding iron-sulfur cluster carrier protein ApbC produces the protein MLSNFFSKNEVSVESQKAINAFLDAYRSDIFPQGLLVIAQAVTMVMAKKNILVKMVLPFPCDGQLHDIAEQLTDLLQQQVNFDVEYNVQPVREHKIKGIKNIIAVSSGKGGVGKSTTAVNLAYGLIAEGCNVGILDADIYGPSVPTMLGLKGAKPSSNDGKLITPLEANGLSAMSIGFLVDDANATVWRGPMASRAFSQLLNETDWPDLDYLIVDMPPGTGDIQLTLAQQVPVAGAVVITTPQDIALADAIKGMAMFEQVKLPVLGIIENMSYHQCENCGHHSHLFGEGGGKRIAEEAKTQLLGQLPLDIRIREDADSGSCAINENSTGEVALLYRNIARNVAAQLYYQLDMRSPKTAEVVVKESK, from the coding sequence ATGTTATCAAATTTCTTTTCAAAAAATGAAGTCAGTGTCGAAAGCCAAAAAGCGATTAATGCTTTTCTAGACGCTTATCGCTCAGATATTTTTCCTCAAGGGCTGCTGGTTATTGCTCAGGCAGTTACCATGGTGATGGCGAAAAAAAACATCCTGGTCAAAATGGTATTGCCTTTTCCTTGTGATGGGCAATTACATGATATTGCTGAGCAATTAACCGATTTATTGCAACAACAGGTTAATTTTGATGTTGAATATAATGTTCAGCCCGTTAGAGAACACAAGATTAAAGGCATAAAAAATATTATTGCTGTGTCTTCAGGTAAAGGCGGTGTTGGTAAATCTACTACCGCGGTTAACCTAGCGTATGGTTTGATTGCAGAAGGTTGTAACGTGGGTATTTTAGATGCTGACATTTACGGTCCGTCTGTACCGACTATGCTAGGTTTAAAGGGCGCGAAACCGAGTTCAAATGACGGTAAGTTGATCACGCCACTTGAAGCAAATGGCTTAAGTGCTATGTCAATTGGCTTTTTAGTCGATGATGCCAATGCAACCGTATGGCGAGGTCCGATGGCCAGCCGCGCCTTTTCTCAATTACTGAATGAAACTGACTGGCCTGATTTAGATTATTTGATTGTAGATATGCCACCGGGCACCGGCGACATTCAATTAACCTTAGCACAACAAGTGCCGGTTGCAGGAGCTGTGGTGATAACAACACCGCAAGACATTGCTTTAGCAGATGCCATTAAAGGTATGGCGATGTTTGAGCAAGTCAAGCTACCTGTGCTGGGCATTATTGAGAATATGAGTTATCACCAGTGTGAAAACTGTGGTCATCATTCGCATTTATTTGGTGAGGGTGGTGGCAAGCGTATTGCTGAAGAAGCAAAAACACAATTACTCGGACAATTACCCCTTGATATTCGTATTCGCGAAGACGCTGATAGCGGTAGTTGTGCAATAAATGAAAATAGCACTGGAGAAGTTGCGCTGCTGTATCGTAATATAGCGCGTAATGTCGCGGCACAATTATACTATCAACTAGATATGCGTAGCCCAAAAACCGCTGAAGTGGTCGTTAAAGAAAGCAAATAA
- the dcd gene encoding dCTP deaminase: protein MRLSDIDIEECLRKGQIEISPTPDSSMISGVSVDIRLGNEFRVFQDHTAPYIDLSGPKVEMQKAMNSVMSDEIYIPDGEAFFLHPGELALAVTLESVTLPDNIVGWLDGRSSLARLGLMVHVTAHRIDPGWSGQIVLEFYNSGKLPLALRPKMKIAALNFETMSSSAARPYNKREDAKYKGQMGAVASRISQDESHK from the coding sequence ATGAGATTAAGTGACATAGATATAGAAGAATGCCTTCGCAAAGGGCAGATAGAAATTTCGCCAACCCCAGACAGCAGCATGATCTCTGGGGTCAGTGTTGATATCCGCTTAGGCAATGAGTTTCGCGTATTCCAAGATCATACCGCACCTTATATCGACTTAAGTGGCCCAAAAGTTGAAATGCAAAAAGCCATGAATTCAGTCATGAGTGATGAAATTTATATTCCAGACGGCGAAGCGTTTTTTCTTCACCCGGGGGAATTAGCCTTAGCGGTTACCTTAGAATCAGTAACACTGCCTGATAATATCGTCGGTTGGTTAGATGGTCGCTCTTCGTTAGCGCGTTTAGGTTTAATGGTGCACGTTACAGCCCATAGAATTGATCCGGGTTGGTCAGGGCAAATCGTATTGGAGTTTTATAACAGCGGAAAATTACCCTTAGCATTGCGTCCAAAAATGAAAATCGCCGCACTTAACTTCGAAACTATGTCGTCAAGCGCTGCGCGCCCATATAACAAGCGTGAAGATGCTAAATATAAAGGCCAAATGGGCGCTGTTGCTAGCCGAATTAGCCAAGATGAGAGCCATAAATAG
- the metG gene encoding methionine--tRNA ligase, producing the protein MSLSKSSVPAADKRKILVTCALPYANGSIHLGHLLEHIQTDIWVRFQRMRGHETYFVCADDAHGTPIMLKSQELGISPEEMIAAVREEHMADFADFHISYDNYHSTHSDENKAFAEEIYNRLHANGHIKTRTISQLYDPEKGMFLPDRFVKGTCPKCKSEDQNGDSCDNCGETYSPMEVLNPRSVVSGATPVLRDSEHYFFDLPAFGDMLQEWTRSGALQEEMANKLAEWFEQGLKQWDISRDAPYFGFEIPNAPGKYFYVWLDAPIGYMGSFKNLCDKTGIDFDAFWQLDSEAELYHFIGKDIIYFHSLFWPAMLEGAGYRKPTSVYAHGFVTVNGAKMSKSKGTFIKGRTYLEHLNPEYLRYYYAAKLTHRIDDLDLNLEDFAQRVNSDLVGKVVNIASRCASFITKRFDGMLSTNIDNQALADEVMAAGDSIAAHYESRDFARGMREIMALADKVNEYIAIKEPWQLVKDETKQQEVQDICSLGINMFRTLMIYLKPVLPVLADSTATFLNDELIWEGHKTLLTDHKINKFKALLQRVDMDKVNAMTDASKDNLSVTSEEAETKKDKKADKKKSKKSEPVKELTGEPLIDDPISPEIQFDDFAKIDLRIAKIVNAEHVEKADKLLRLTLSLDDQEGGETRQVFAGIKSAYQPEDLIGKLTVMVANLAPRKMRFGMSEGMVLAAGPGGKDLWILNPDDGAQPGMRVK; encoded by the coding sequence ATGTCTTTATCAAAGTCATCTGTGCCAGCTGCAGATAAGCGTAAAATTTTAGTCACTTGTGCCCTTCCTTATGCCAATGGTTCTATTCATTTAGGCCATTTATTAGAGCATATTCAAACTGATATTTGGGTTCGTTTCCAGCGTATGCGTGGTCATGAAACTTACTTTGTTTGTGCTGACGATGCTCATGGCACGCCTATCATGTTAAAATCACAAGAGCTTGGTATATCGCCTGAAGAAATGATCGCTGCTGTTCGTGAAGAGCATATGGCAGATTTCGCAGACTTTCATATCAGCTATGATAATTATCATTCAACGCACAGCGATGAAAACAAAGCGTTTGCTGAAGAGATTTATAATCGTTTACATGCGAATGGTCACATAAAAACCCGTACTATTTCACAGTTATATGATCCTGAAAAAGGCATGTTCTTACCGGATCGTTTTGTTAAGGGCACTTGTCCTAAATGTAAAAGTGAAGACCAAAACGGTGACAGTTGTGATAACTGTGGTGAAACCTATTCACCGATGGAAGTTTTAAATCCTCGTTCAGTAGTTTCTGGCGCAACGCCGGTATTACGTGACTCAGAACATTATTTCTTTGACCTACCTGCTTTTGGCGATATGTTACAAGAGTGGACTCGCAGCGGTGCACTTCAAGAAGAAATGGCCAACAAGTTAGCTGAATGGTTTGAACAAGGTTTAAAACAGTGGGATATCAGTCGTGATGCACCCTACTTTGGTTTCGAAATTCCTAATGCGCCAGGTAAATACTTTTACGTTTGGTTAGATGCACCGATTGGCTACATGGGCAGTTTTAAAAACCTTTGTGACAAAACCGGTATCGACTTTGATGCTTTTTGGCAATTGGACTCAGAAGCTGAGCTTTACCACTTTATTGGTAAAGATATTATTTATTTCCATAGCCTATTCTGGCCAGCCATGCTTGAAGGCGCGGGTTATAGAAAGCCGACCTCGGTTTATGCGCACGGTTTTGTTACCGTTAATGGCGCAAAAATGTCTAAATCAAAAGGCACTTTTATTAAAGGCCGTACTTATTTAGAGCATTTAAACCCTGAGTATCTGCGTTATTACTATGCCGCAAAACTGACACACCGTATTGACGATTTAGACTTAAACCTTGAAGATTTTGCCCAACGGGTGAATTCAGATCTTGTTGGTAAAGTCGTTAATATCGCGTCACGTTGTGCCAGTTTTATTACTAAACGCTTTGACGGTATGCTTTCAACTAATATTGATAACCAGGCCTTAGCAGACGAAGTTATGGCTGCTGGTGATAGTATTGCTGCGCATTACGAGTCGCGAGACTTTGCTCGTGGTATGCGTGAGATCATGGCATTGGCTGATAAAGTTAATGAGTACATTGCCATTAAAGAACCATGGCAGTTAGTGAAAGACGAAACGAAACAGCAAGAAGTACAAGACATTTGCTCGCTTGGCATTAATATGTTCCGCACGCTAATGATTTACTTAAAGCCTGTACTACCGGTTTTAGCTGACAGCACAGCTACATTCTTAAATGACGAACTTATTTGGGAAGGTCATAAAACCTTATTAACAGATCATAAAATCAACAAATTTAAAGCGTTATTACAGCGCGTTGATATGGATAAAGTTAATGCCATGACTGACGCTTCAAAAGACAATTTGTCGGTTACATCTGAAGAAGCTGAGACAAAAAAAGATAAAAAAGCTGATAAGAAGAAGTCTAAAAAGTCTGAACCTGTGAAAGAACTTACCGGTGAGCCGTTGATAGATGATCCAATTTCGCCTGAAATTCAGTTTGATGATTTTGCTAAAATAGATTTACGTATTGCAAAAATTGTTAATGCAGAGCATGTTGAAAAAGCAGATAAATTACTGCGCTTAACGTTATCTCTTGATGACCAAGAAGGCGGTGAAACTCGTCAAGTATTCGCTGGTATTAAATCAGCTTATCAACCTGAAGACTTAATCGGCAAGCTCACCGTGATGGTCGCTAACTTAGCGCCACGAAAAATGCGTTTTGGTATGTCAGAAGGTATGGTTTTAGCCGCAGGTCCTGGTGGCAAAGACTTGTGGATACTGAATCCGGATGATGGTGCTCAACCAGGTATGCGCGTTAAATAA